The nucleotide sequence TTTATACGAACTGGCGGGTAACTTCTCGAGCTTCTATGAGGCGTGCCCAGTTTTGGCTGCAGAAAGTGAAGCACAAATGAAGAGCCGTTTGTTGTTAGCTAAATTAACTGCCAAGACCTTAAAGCAAGGTTTAGATTTACTTGGCATTGAAACGCTTGAAAGGATGTAAGCCGACTAATGACAAACCGTGACTACGCCAATAGAAAACCGCGCAGCACAGGCACCCCCCGCAAAGCGACTGGTGGTCGGACTGCAAAACGCAGTTCGGCTGCAGCTAATGGACAAAAGCCTAGCTTTTTGTTGATTGCTATCGCAGTTATCTTGATTGGGGGCTTTGGCTATTTCTTATATTTCCTCAAGTCTGGCAGTGATACTCCAGCAGCCCCGGTAACGGTTGAAGCGCCAGTCAAGGCCACTAAGCCTGCGGCAAAACCCGATCCGAATGCACTACCGCCTAAACCTACGGAAGAGTGGAGCTATCAAAAGGAGCTGGAAAATAAGCAAGTGATTATCGACTTGCCGGTTGAGACTAAACCCACCAGACCTTATCAGATGCAATGCGGTTCATTTCGCTCTGAATCTCAAGCCAATGAAATGAAAGCGGTTATCGCTTTTCAAGGGTTAGAAGCGCAAGTGCGCAGAACCGATGGTGCTAAAGGTACTTGGTTTAAGGTGGTATTAGGTCCTTACGAGCGCAAACGTGAGGCTGAACGCCAGCGCCACAAGCTGCAAAAAGTTGGCATCAATGGTTGTCAAGTGTGGCTGTGGGAAGGCTAGGCGAGTGTTAGTCAGCAATTGTTACCCTTATACTCCTAACGCCGAGCCTTATGTGCTCGGCGTTTGTTTATTATCAACCCCTCACAACTCCCCCCTTGATATTCGTTAAGATACCCCCATATTTATAATTATCGCACCGCCAATGATTATATTGGCTGGCACTTAAAGAGGAATTATCGTGACCACTATCGTATCTG is from Shewanella sp. SNU WT4 and encodes:
- a CDS encoding SPOR domain-containing protein — protein: MTNRDYANRKPRSTGTPRKATGGRTAKRSSAAANGQKPSFLLIAIAVILIGGFGYFLYFLKSGSDTPAAPVTVEAPVKATKPAAKPDPNALPPKPTEEWSYQKELENKQVIIDLPVETKPTRPYQMQCGSFRSESQANEMKAVIAFQGLEAQVRRTDGAKGTWFKVVLGPYERKREAERQRHKLQKVGINGCQVWLWEG